DNA sequence from the Methanococcus maripaludis genome:
CTATTTTTTTAAGTTTTAAAAATTTAAAAAGTACTAAAAATTAAAGAATTCGGAAAAAATTTATTCTTTTAATTTCCAGTCAATTTCTAACAATTCACTGTATTTTTCAAGAACTCTTTTTATATATTCATTGAAATTTCCGTTTTCAAATTCTTTTGACCATTTTTCATTTTCAAATTCAAAAGCACCTGCAATTATTAATTCTTTTACTCTTTCACTTTCCATTTCTGGACAACCGATATTTGAATCGTATTTTGCAATTTTTTTGAATAATTCCATAGATTCTTCATTTAAATTAACGTCACTGACTTCTTTTACAAGTTTGTCAATTATTGGGGTTATCCATTTTCTATGGAATCTACATATTCCAAGATTTTCAAGTGTAATTTCTTCAATTGAATTTTTAACACTCAGTTCTGCAAGTTCTTCAGGTTCTAAAAAAACCCCGCACTGGTAGTGTGTTAAATATTTTCCCTGAATTAAGTATGGCATGAAATTTCCAATTGCCCAGTACATTGTTGGTGAAATCTGGCCCTGTTCTCCAAAAGAATCATAAACTCCAAAGTCTTCGAATTTTTTATCATTAACTCTGTCAGGATATTTTTCATCAAGTATTTTTCCAGCACGCCTAGTTCCAGATTTACAGATTTTTCCAAATTCGTTTGTTTGAAAAGCAATAATTTCTGCAAGTTTTACGGCTTGCTGTGCATTATGCATTGAATTTTTTAATATGTCGTCATCTTCTTCGAAGTTTGAAATGTCAAATACTGGTTTTTCAATTCCAACTTCTTCTGGTTTTAACATTCCGTTATTTAATAGTTCAAAAGTCCAAGAACACAAATTTCCAAATTCGATTGCATCAAACCCGAGTTTATCTACTGTGTGGACCACTTTGTCTGCTGCATAAATATCAAAAACACCGATACATGGTCCGTTTGCTTCATAGGGCTCGTAATCTACATGAAGCCCTTTTCTGTATTTTTTACAAACAACAGGACAGGGTTCTCCACAGTTGGTCCAGTTTTTAGTTTCAATTGCTTCTTTATCAAAACGGTTTACAAAATATTCAATTATTTTTTTGTGAAGTTTCATTCTTTTATTTTTATCAATAAACGGCATTCTCCAGTTAAAAACCGGTGTTAATTCCATTGTAACGTGGTAGTTATTCCCAAAGGTTCCGCCGGTTTTTTTCTCTTCACTGTACCTGTATTTTTCAGTATGTTCTAAAACGACTTTTGTATATGGTTTATTGTAGTGTTCTTCAACAATCTCTTTAAGATTTTTTTCAGGGGTTTTTTTGCCAAAAAATACAACTCCCAAAACATTATGGGCTTGATATAAAACTGAACCGCCTCCCCCTCTTGCAGCCCAATCTTCGGAGCCTTCGACAATTTTTCCATTTCTTATGGTTTGCGAATAAATTCCACCCATATTTGTAGTTTTTGAAGCAGGTCCGACTAAA
Encoded proteins:
- a CDS encoding aldehyde ferredoxin oxidoreductase C-terminal domain-containing protein, whose amino-acid sequence is MNILIDGSRQNYEEIEGSEFPISFGINLHNMQETWKYDAFDEKNIFCFGKGVLPIIGGHRLIFSFRSPLWDGFHFSAMGGAGYTFKDTGIQNVAITGKCEVPTVIVLNGEEDKLKIEFMPFTEEITDIYEFNDKIIDLFKEKNYRAFLVGPASKTTNMGGIYSQTIRNGKIVEGSEDWAARGGGGSVLYQAHNVLGVVFFGKKTPEKNLKEIVEEHYNKPYTKVVLEHTEKYRYSEEKKTGGTFGNNYHVTMELTPVFNWRMPFIDKNKRMKLHKKIIEYFVNRFDKEAIETKNWTNCGEPCPVVCKKYRKGLHVDYEPYEANGPCIGVFDIYAADKVVHTVDKLGFDAIEFGNLCSWTFELLNNGMLKPEEVGIEKPVFDISNFEEDDDILKNSMHNAQQAVKLAEIIAFQTNEFGKICKSGTRRAGKILDEKYPDRVNDKKFEDFGVYDSFGEQGQISPTMYWAIGNFMPYLIQGKYLTHYQCGVFLEPEELAELSVKNSIEEITLENLGICRFHRKWITPIIDKLVKEVSDVNLNEESMELFKKIAKYDSNIGCPEMESERVKELIIAGAFEFENEKWSKEFENGNFNEYIKRVLEKYSELLEIDWKLKE